In Psychrilyobacter piezotolerans, the following are encoded in one genomic region:
- a CDS encoding sensor histidine kinase, whose product MKLKRDSLLFKTILYNDLSMLLTGLTIIGLVVIFVFKELEKNFSIKAVEKFQVIEDMLDIRNTEFINELIKLTNSKGFIEKDLFTASIRTPEENKEIYENMKKELISKNFSLYHESRLTVIGKDGSILDESGIHTEVNNEFIKNLRILRNKLSMTIDSVMYDELEDKFYYEIVVPVQESKQIYAVLVEIPLEKNYFRGNKYLMVADHDDVEDIGLYQTREPLLLNALELNRLKKEKAKLMKLNGKEYDVKSLTIQGIDYNIVSRPVLNSFGEKVGYLVLSLSEPALTKFKIDTMSLIILATIILILLNSFIISGTFKQLLMPLEELSLAVDDIASGNLDRNVRLNGTSEIKLLSLATKKMVEKLKNNNFILEDQNEKLKEYIHRVEGVEKLLLGVRKEPSDRGIIDIILKGFTSGVGLNYDRAIFFEYSNEKGCLVGKKIRKNRNILKEDKLSSFDLRYETMKEIVPLIKIKNDDNLFHKAISEKKIIFENRRGYKIYLGSDLLMGFGLSNFMILPIFNGDKNVGCILVDNYISGRRIELEDVELFNVILLNVGIHYENQQIELEKITNERDIAIGRMFKKIIYRRNKVIEKYTLMMMKLYKNDQINGEAFKEFRDEICNINREDSILFDYSDKKEYNFEKLKINKFLTEVVESYVRCNPNRDISLFLGEEASFLGDSIELTKAFREIINNALNAISGVINGRINIISKINHENITIKILDNGSGISANALGENLFEPFASGNEESSGLGLAIANKIISSHRGIIKIKSKLGEGAEIKIILNRYKEDMNV is encoded by the coding sequence ATGAAACTTAAAAGAGATTCACTGCTTTTTAAAACAATATTATATAACGACCTGTCTATGCTGCTTACCGGCTTAACAATAATAGGATTAGTTGTTATTTTTGTATTCAAAGAATTGGAAAAAAACTTCTCCATCAAAGCTGTAGAAAAATTCCAGGTGATAGAGGATATGCTGGATATAAGAAATACTGAATTTATAAATGAACTTATTAAACTTACTAATTCCAAAGGATTTATAGAAAAAGACCTTTTTACAGCTTCCATTCGGACACCGGAAGAAAATAAAGAAATTTATGAAAATATGAAAAAAGAATTGATCTCTAAAAATTTCAGTCTCTACCATGAATCCAGGCTGACTGTCATAGGAAAAGATGGGTCAATATTGGATGAAAGCGGAATCCATACCGAGGTAAATAATGAGTTTATTAAAAACCTGAGAATTTTGAGAAATAAATTATCTATGACTATAGACTCTGTTATGTATGATGAACTAGAGGATAAATTTTATTATGAAATTGTAGTTCCTGTACAGGAAAGTAAACAGATATATGCTGTCTTGGTGGAAATTCCCTTGGAAAAAAATTATTTTAGAGGGAACAAATATCTTATGGTGGCAGATCACGATGATGTAGAAGATATAGGGTTATATCAGACAAGGGAGCCCTTGCTTTTAAATGCTTTGGAGTTAAACAGATTAAAAAAGGAAAAAGCTAAGTTAATGAAATTAAATGGGAAAGAATATGATGTTAAAAGTTTGACTATTCAAGGGATAGATTATAACATTGTTTCCAGACCGGTATTAAATTCTTTTGGTGAGAAAGTTGGCTATCTGGTACTGAGTTTATCGGAACCAGCATTGACTAAATTTAAAATAGATACCATGTCTTTAATAATATTAGCTACAATAATCTTGATCCTGCTCAATTCATTTATAATAAGTGGAACATTTAAACAGCTTCTTATGCCTTTAGAAGAATTGTCCTTAGCTGTAGATGATATAGCATCGGGAAATTTAGATAGAAATGTAAGGCTCAATGGAACCAGTGAGATAAAACTCTTAAGTCTTGCTACGAAAAAAATGGTAGAAAAATTGAAAAATAACAATTTTATACTAGAGGACCAGAATGAAAAATTAAAGGAGTATATCCATAGGGTGGAGGGAGTAGAAAAACTCCTTCTAGGTGTAAGGAAGGAACCTAGTGACAGGGGGATCATAGACATCATCTTAAAGGGATTTACTTCTGGAGTAGGCTTAAATTACGACAGGGCGATATTTTTCGAATACAGTAATGAAAAAGGCTGTCTGGTAGGTAAAAAAATCAGAAAGAATAGAAATATACTGAAGGAAGATAAGCTGTCTAGTTTTGATCTGAGATACGAAACTATGAAGGAAATAGTTCCATTGATTAAGATAAAAAATGATGATAATTTATTTCATAAAGCCATATCGGAAAAAAAGATTATCTTTGAAAATAGAAGAGGATATAAAATTTATTTAGGCAGCGACCTCCTTATGGGATTTGGTCTGAGTAATTTTATGATCTTACCGATCTTTAATGGGGATAAAAATGTCGGTTGTATTTTAGTGGATAACTATATCTCTGGCAGGAGGATAGAACTTGAAGATGTGGAATTATTCAATGTAATCCTATTAAATGTCGGAATACACTATGAAAACCAGCAGATTGAACTGGAAAAAATAACCAATGAAAGGGATATAGCCATAGGGCGTATGTTTAAAAAGATTATCTATAGGAGAAACAAGGTAATTGAAAAGTATACCCTTATGATGATGAAACTTTATAAAAATGACCAAATAAATGGTGAGGCTTTCAAAGAATTTAGAGATGAAATATGCAATATCAATAGGGAAGACTCGATATTATTTGATTATTCCGATAAAAAGGAGTATAATTTTGAGAAATTAAAAATCAATAAATTTCTCACCGAGGTAGTAGAAAGTTACGTTAGGTGTAATCCAAATAGAGATATTTCTTTATTTTTAGGTGAAGAAGCTAGTTTCTTAGGAGATTCTATAGAACTTACAAAAGCATTTCGCGAGATTATAAATAATGCACTAAATGCAATAAGCGGGGTCATAAATGGTAGGATCAATATAATATCTAAGATAAACCATGAGAATATAACAATAAAAATTCTTGATAACGGATCAGGAATATCTGCAAATGCTTTAGGAGAAAATTTATTTGAACCCTTTGCTAGTGGAAATGAGGAATCGTCCGGACTGGGGCTTGCTATTGCTAATAAGATAATTAGCAGCCACAGAGGGATTATTAAAATAAAATCAAAACTCGGTGAAGGAGCAGAGATAAAAATAATTTTAAATAGATATAAGGAGGATATGAATGTCTGA